A window of the Balaenoptera acutorostrata chromosome 13, mBalAcu1.1, whole genome shotgun sequence genome harbors these coding sequences:
- the RFC5 gene encoding replication factor C subunit 5 — protein sequence METSAHKQQQQQPEAGKIRNLPWVEKYRPQTLDDLISHQDILSTIQKFISQDRLPHLLLYGPPGTGKTSTILACAKQLYKDKEFGSMVLELNASDDRGIDIVRGPILSFASTRTIFKKGFKLVILDEADAMTQDAQNALRRVIEKFTENTRFCLICNYLSKIIPALQSRCTRFRFGPLTPELMVPRLEHVAEKEKVDISEDGMKALVTLSSGDMRRALNILQSTNMAFGKVTEETVYTCTGHPLKSDIANILDWMLNQDFTTAYRNIMELKTLKGLALHDILTEIHLFVHRVDFPSSVRIHLLTKMADIEYRLSVGTNEKIQLSSLIAAFQVTRDLIVTEA from the exons ATGGAGACCTCAGCGcacaagcagcagcagcagcagcccgaGGCGGGCAAGATCAGGAACCTGCCCTG GGTTGAAAAATACCGGCCACAGACACTGGATGATCTCATTTCTCATCAGGACATCTTGAGTACCA TTCAGAAGTTTATCAGTCAGGACCGCCTGCCGCACCTCCTTCTCTATGGTCCTCCAGGGACGGGAAAGACATCCACCATCCTGGCCTGTGCTAAACAGCTGTACAAAGATAAGGAATTTGGCTCCATGGTCTTGGAG CTGAATGCTTCAGATGACCGAGGAATAGATATCGTTCGGGGACCAATCCTGAGCTTTGCTAGCACAAGGACAATATTTAA GAAAGGCTTTAAACTAGTGATCTTGGATGAAGCTGATGCCATGACTCAGGACGCCCAGAACGCCTTGCGGAGAG TGATTGAGAAGTTTACTGAAAATACCAGATTTTGCCTCATCTGTAACTATCTGTCAAAGATCATCCCCGCCTTGCAGTCCCGGTGTACAAGGTTCCGATTCGGTCCCCTGACCCCCGAACTCATGGTTCCCCGCCTGGAACATGTCgcagaaaaagagaa AGTCGACATAAGTGAAGACGGGATGAAAGCGCTCGTAACTCTTTCCAGTGGAGACATGCGAAGGGCCCTGAACATCTTGCAG AGCACCAACATGGCCTTTGGGAAGGTGACAGAGGAGACCGTCTACACCTGCACGGGGCACCCACTCAAGTCAGACATCGCCAACATTCTGGACTGGATGTTGAATCAAGACTTCACCACGGCCTACAGGA ATATCATGGAGTTGAAAACTCTAAAGGGGTTGGCATTACATGACATCCTGACAGAGATACACCTGTTCGTGCACAGAG TTGACTTTCCATCTTCAGTTCGAATACATTTATTGACCAAAATGGCAGACATTGA gTACAGACTTTCTGTTGGCACCAATGAGAAGATTCAGCTGAGTTCCCTCATTGCCGCCTTTCAAGTCACCAGAGACCTGATTGTCACAGAGGCCTAG